The sequence GATTTCGGTGAATCAGCCTGGTTCAGATCATCTTCGGGATGATCTATATCGTTGCGACGAGAAGCTTCTCCTTCTGCTTGGCGTGGGAAAGATTGGGCCAGCAAGTCGCTCAATGCGTTGACATTggcactgaaaattataattggtactttttttattggaatacTTTGATGTGCTCGGCTCAGATAAAGAATTAATTGGTACGCGTGTATTAtaaccaaacttttttttaatgcagcGAGTGCCAAAAAATGCCGAGGCATCGGACTGGATTCCTGTGTGTACCTGGCATCATCTGCTCCTTCGACCGTCGCTGACACTGTTTGATTCTGCACATCCGCCGAGCCTGAGGCTCTGGCGTTTGAGCTGTTGAGAGCAGCAGACCTGGCATTCAAGTTAATAATGGATTGGAGGAAGTTGATGTTCGCTCCGCGATACTGCATTTGCACCATCGTCCGCCAGTAGTCGTAAAGCATCGCCTTTAGTGTTATTGAGAACTTTAGCACTGGAGTctcacctaaaattatttgaaatcaaagaATACACATTTTTCCACCTACTGGTTGATGTGCCTGAATCATAATTTGGATCAACTCCAGGAAGTAGGTCGTTGTACAATCGCCTTGCAAATTGCTCAAACTCCAGagtgttcaaaaattcttccTCTTGCCTTATCAGATCAGGCAAATGAGGTGCAGGACGTGATGAGCTTTGTTGAACTGGGAACTGTTGATTCCCGGAGCCGTGATTCATAGATGAGTTGGAGGGACCTGCTGTGGAACTTGTTTCAACTTGAGCAATTCCATGAGCCATCAAGAAGCTTTCCTGCAGACTGGGCAACTGAGGTGCAGGGCGTGATGAGCTCTGTCCCATTCGGAACTGTTGATTCCCGGAGCCGTGATTCATAGATGAGTTGGAGGGACCTGCTGTGGAACTTGTTTGAATTTGAGAGAGTCCATGAGCCATCAAGAAGCTTTCCGGCAGATTGGGCAACTGAGGTGCAGGGCGTGATGAGCTTTGTTGAACTGGGAACTGTTGATTCCCGGAGCCGTGATTTATGGAGGAATTGGAGGGACCTGCTGGGGACCTTGTTTCAACTTGACCAATTCCATGAGCCATCAGGAAGCTTTCCGGCAGATTGGGCAACTGAGGTGCAGGGCCTGATGAGCTGTGGTTCATTCGATTCCCGGAGCCGTGATTCATTGCATTGAAAAGACCTGACAGAGAACTCGTTGGAATTTGAGAGTTTGCATGAGCCATCAGGAAATTTTCCGGAAGAGCAGGCAATTGAGGTGCAGAACCTGATGAGCTCTGTCCCATTTGGAACTGTTGATTCCCGGAGCCGTGATTTATAGATGAATTGAATAGACCTGACAGAGAACTCGTTGGAACTTGAGCGTTTGCAGGAGGCATCTGGAAGGTACGATCTCTCGAACGGTTATCCATGTTCATTGCTCGAGTATCTGCATTTTGATTATTTGGCCACAAACCCATGTGTGGAGGAGCTTGAAAGCCGGCATTTGGAAAACCGTATGGCATATTTGAAGTCGGATATCTTCGTGCATGAGCCCTCTGAGCAAGTTCATAATCGTACATGTCTACAAGCCTGGGAACTCCGTGAAGCCTGGGAACACCGTTAGACAAAGGTCTTGGTACGAAATTCATTGGAACGTGGGAATCGCCTTGAGCCATCTGATTACCCATGTTCATTGCTCGAGTATCGGAACTCTGACCATTGACCTCAGGACCAATGTCTGGAGCTTGACCGCCCGTATTTTGTAGACCGTTTGCATTATTTGGAGCCGAATGTCCTTGTATTTGAACCAATCGTGAAGATCTATTGTCTGCCTCTCTTTGGTAATTATATTGCAACCGGAAAATTGGAGCATGTTCTGTTCGTGATTGCGATGACATGGTGGAAGAAGATTCAGAGCGATTTCGATTTCTTGTATCCTGAATCACTGGCTCTTGGAGGCTCGTATTATTGCTCGTTCTCCCATCTCCAATGCTgccaaattgatttttgacgCGATGTGTGGCCCGGGATGATCTCCGTTGGACAGTCCGGCTTTCGCCTTGAAACGAATTATCAGAAAAACTGTATTCGCGCCACTGATCTACGGATGGTAGATTGATGGAAACGTTACTCCGGTCACCTGCATACTCATCGCGATCAACACCTGAAACAATTTAGCTTATTAATATATGAAGTGCCAAAGAATAAATGAAGTTGTACTTATGTTTCCGATAAATgtttcatataaaaaataaatagaaattgGAACCTTATCAATTTGTTATGTTTTGATAActtattttcattcaattattACCCGGTACTTCAGTAAGAAATAAAGAGAGAAAATTTCATACAACATGAATATATGATTCTCCCGACTGTTGAAGTAATGCACTGTGAACGTAGATAATTTTCTAATCAAAGTTTAGATTTGAGGCTCACCTGGAACCTGGTTCTGATGTGAGGGCGCCTGTCCTCCTTGAGACTCGTCTCTCGATTCATATGTCTGTCCACGCCGAGTTGTTGATCGTGGCGGAAAATTGCTTGCATTCCTGTTGTCCGTTTCCTGTGCAATTGTACCACTTTGGTTAGTTCTACTTTGTGTGGACGCGGATGAATCGGATTGAACGGTTGGATCATCGGCAAGAGACGTGTTTCCAGAGAAGCACAGccaaaaattctccaaattaTTTGAGCCATTGTACATGTCTGTCCAATAAAGTTGCTGCTGGTTGTGAACTGCACCTGTAACAAACCGGTTTAATAAATATAGTgaatctaaatttatttttttttacctcCAATACTACGCATGTTGGTCGAAGAAACTGATTCATCACGATTCCCGACTCTCGCTCTTTCTTGGGACTGTTCGCGACGGTGATCTCCGGGTGGTGGGAGATTCTCATCCGATGAAAGATCATCACAATTTTCCATTGCCGCGCAACAAATGgaaacctaaaaattgaaaaattgtagaaaaatgttaagaaaaaagaaaaaaaagagatttcgCAACAACTGCAGATGAAACAGAGAGCGGACCACTGTCCACGTGTAATGGAACGAAGACTGAATGGAGTGCCTCGGAAGGAAAAGTGAGAGGGAAGAGACGCAGCAAGTGCGTGACGGAACTGTGACGATGGATATGATGAAAACAGTGCACACgcgaattattgattttaccATTGTAAACTGGAACAGATAAAAATGGAACGGTTCTTATTTAtgcatgatttttttctttgaatt comes from Caenorhabditis elegans chromosome X and encodes:
- the meg-2 gene encoding Protein meg-2 (Confirmed by transcript evidence) translates to MENCDDLSSDENLPPPGDHRREQSQERARVGNRDESVSSTNMRSIGGAVHNQQQLYWTDMYNGSNNLENFWLCFSGNTSLADDPTVQSDSSASTQSRTNQSGTIAQETDNRNASNFPPRSTTRRGQTYESRDESQGGQAPSHQNQVPGVDRDEYAGDRSNVSINLPSVDQWREYSFSDNSFQGESRTVQRRSSRATHRVKNQFGSIGDGRTSNNTSLQEPVIQDTRNRNRSESSSTMSSQSRTEHAPIFRLQYNYQREADNRSSRLVQIQGHSAPNNANGLQNTGGQAPDIGPEVNGQSSDTRAMNMGNQMAQGDSHVPMNFVPRPLSNGVPRLHGVPRLVDMYDYELAQRAHARRYPTSNMPYGFPNAGFQAPPHMGLWPNNQNADTRAMNMDNRSRDRTFQMPPANAQVPTSSLSGLFNSSINHGSGNQQFQMGQSSSGSAPQLPALPENFLMAHANSQIPTSSLSGLFNAMNHGSGNRMNHSSSGPAPQLPNLPESFLMAHGIGQVETRSPAGPSNSSINHGSGNQQFPVQQSSSRPAPQLPNLPESFLMAHGLSQIQTSSTAGPSNSSMNHGSGNQQFRMGQSSSRPAPQLPSLQESFLMAHGIAQVETSSTAGPSNSSMNHGSGNQQFPVQQSSSRPAPHLPDLIRQEEEFLNTLEFEQFARRLYNDLLPGVDPNYDSGTSTSETPVLKFSITLKAMLYDYWRTMVQMQYRGANINFLQSIINLNARSAALNSSNARASGSADVQNQTVSATVEGADDASANVNALSDLLAQSFPRQAEGEASRRNDIDHPEDDLNQADSPKSDNQSDKDPPSN